One region of Brassica napus cultivar Da-Ae chromosome A10, Da-Ae, whole genome shotgun sequence genomic DNA includes:
- the LOC111201346 gene encoding uncharacterized protein LOC111201346, translating into MYQETQQLYQLWRLAIQERDEAREQLMHSLAELSQLRELLNTVLLSKEKIRSYYLEPADESTGHQNYSYDLFPGESPSNFSVNSCPLDLSVLSNQMCFVVENMRDYETVVLEMIGGVLPENGKFLQAVSEAGSLVESLFVAGPVPKWINPPVLSNHITGNWNYGGLEFGSGFQNRCHASV; encoded by the coding sequence ATGTACCAAGAAACTCAGCAGCTTTATCAGTTGTGGAGACTTGCCATCCAAGAAAGAGACGAAGCAAGAGAGCAACTGATGCATTCACTCGCCGAACTCTCTCAGTTACGGGAACTCCTCAACACTGTACTGTTATCTAAAGAAAAAATACGCAGTTACTACCTAGAACCCGCAGATGAATCTACCGGTCATCAAAATTATAGTTACGATCTTTTTCCCGGCGAATCTCCGTCGAACTTTAGTGTGAATTCATGTCCGTTGGATCTCAGCGTTCTGTCGAATCAGATGTGTTTTGTGGTTGAGAATATGAGAGATTACGAAACCGTTGTGCTGGAGATGATCGGAGGAGTGCTGCCGGAAAACGGTAAGTTTTTGCAAGCTGTTAGTGAAGCTGGATCGTTGGTTGAGTCATTGTTCGTAGCCGGTCCGGTTCCGAAATGGATAAATCCTCCGGTTCTAAGTAATCATATCACTGGAAATTGGAATTACGGTGGTTTGGAGTTTGGTTCGGGTTTCCAAAACCGGTGTCACGCTTCAGTTTGA
- the BNAA10G22230D gene encoding uncharacterized protein BNAA10G22230D isoform X2 gives MHRLKNSPWLSVPQFGDWDQKGGGTIPDYSMDFTKIREMRKQNKRDPSRASLGNEDELVKPPESATATAKLTTVHSENQHHFSPAHHHQPHSPSTRRSIFSCFNCCVKA, from the exons ATGCATCGCCTT AAGAACTCTCCATGGCTATCAGTGCCACAGTTTGGTGATTGGGACCAGAAAGGAGGAGGAACTATTCCTGATTACTCCATGGATTTCACCAAGATTAGAGAGATGAGGAAACAGAACAAGAGAGACCCTTCTCGAGCCAGTCTTGGCAACGAGGATGAACTCGTCAAGCCACCCGAGTCAGCTACAGCAACCGCTAAGCTCACCACGGTCCATAGTGAAAACCAACATCACTTCTCTCCAGCCCACCATCACCAACCACATTCCCCTTCC ACGAGGAGAAGCATCTTCAGCTGCTTCAACTGCTGCGTCAAAGCTTGA
- the LOC106419055 gene encoding DNA-directed RNA polymerase II subunit 4, producing the protein MSGVGEEEENAAELKIGDEFLKAKCLMNCEVSLILEHKYEQLQLVSEDPMNQVSQVFEKSLQYVKRFSRYKNPDAVRQVREILSRHQLTEFELCVLGNLCPETAEEAVAMVPSLKTKGRAHSDEAIEKMLNDLSLVKRFE; encoded by the exons ATGTCCGGagtcggagaagaagaagagaacgcCGCCGAGCTCAAGATCGGAGACG AGTTTTTGAAGGCAAAGTGTTTAATGAACTGTGAAGTGTCTTTGATCCTTGAGCACAAGTATGAACAGCTTCAGCTGGTCTCCGAGGATCCCATGAACCAAGTCTCGCA AGTGTTTGAGAAGTCGTTGCAGTATGTGAAGCGTTTTAGCCGCTACAAGAATCCAGATGCTGTTCGACAAGTTCGAGA AATACTGAGTAGACATCAACTCACTGAGTTTGAG CTCTGTGTCCTTGGCAATCTCTGTCCTGAAACCGCTGAAGAAGCAGTGGCTATGGTTCCTTCTCTTAAg ACAAAAGGAAGAGCTCATAGTGATGAAGCAATTGAGAAGATGCTCAATGATCTCTCCCTGGTCAAGAGATTCGAGTAG
- the BNAA10G22230D gene encoding uncharacterized protein BNAA10G22230D isoform X1 — translation MEDDRKEKNSPWLSVPQFGDWDQKGGGTIPDYSMDFTKIREMRKQNKRDPSRASLGNEDELVKPPESATATAKLTTVHSENQHHFSPAHHHQPHSPSTRRSIFSCFNCCVKA, via the exons ATGGAGGATGATCGAAAAGAG AAGAACTCTCCATGGCTATCAGTGCCACAGTTTGGTGATTGGGACCAGAAAGGAGGAGGAACTATTCCTGATTACTCCATGGATTTCACCAAGATTAGAGAGATGAGGAAACAGAACAAGAGAGACCCTTCTCGAGCCAGTCTTGGCAACGAGGATGAACTCGTCAAGCCACCCGAGTCAGCTACAGCAACCGCTAAGCTCACCACGGTCCATAGTGAAAACCAACATCACTTCTCTCCAGCCCACCATCACCAACCACATTCCCCTTCC ACGAGGAGAAGCATCTTCAGCTGCTTCAACTGCTGCGTCAAAGCTTGA
- the LOC106419340 gene encoding 26S proteasome non-ATPase regulatory subunit 12 homolog A-like: MGDSGNLEASIDRLLNEEKQMRLAENVAGTRKAATEILQLCFEAKDWKLLNEQILNLSKKRGQLKQAVQSMVQQAMQYIDQTPDIETRIELIKTLNNVSAGKIYVEIERARLTRKLAKIKEDQGQIAEAADLMQEVAVETFGAMAKTEKIAFILEQVRLCLDRQDYVRAQILSRKINPRVFDADTKKDKKKPKEGENIVEEAPADIPTLLELKRIYYELMIRYYSHNNEYLEICRSYKSIYDIPSVKETPEQWIPILRKICWFLVLAPHDPMQSSLLNATLEDKNLTEIPDFKMLLKQVVTMEVIQWTALWNKYKGEFENEKSMVGGSLGDKAGEDLKLRIIEHNILVVSKYYSRITLKRLAELLCLSIEEAEKYLSEMVVSKALIAKIDRPSGIVCFQIAKDSNEILNSWAVNLEKLLDLVEKSCHQIHKETMVHKAVLRS, encoded by the exons ATG GGAGACAGCGGGAACCTCGAGGCGTCGATAGATCGGCTTCTGAATGAAGAGAAGCAGATGAGGCTCGCGGAGAACGTCGCCGGGACGAGGAAAGCCGCGACTGAGATTCTCCAGCTCTGTTTCGAAGCTAAGGACTGGAAGCTTCTCAACGAGCAGATTCTCAACCTCTCCAAGAAACGTGGCCAGCTTAAACAG GCTGTGCAATCGATGGTGCAGCAAGCTATGCAGTATATCGATCAGACTCCAGATATTGAAACTCGGATTGAGCTTATTAAGACGTTGAACAATGTGTCTGCTGGAAAG ATATATGTTGAAATTGAGAGGGCTCGGCTGACAAGGAAGCTTGCTAAGATTAAGGAAGACCAGGGTCAGATCGCTGAGGCTGCAGATCTTATGCAAGAAGTTGCT GTGGAGACATTTGGCGCTATGGCCAAAACTGAGAAAATTGCATTTATCCTTGAACAA GTCCGTTTGTGCTTGGATCGTCAAGATTATGTACGTGCACAAATCTTATCTAGGAAGATCAATCCTAGAGTTTTTGATGCAGAtacaaaaaaagataagaagaaaCCCAAGGAAGGTGAGAACATTGTAGAGGAGGCTCCTGCTGATATACCGACTTTGTTGGAGCTCAAGAGAATTTACTATGAGCTAATGATTAG GTACTATTCTCATAACAATGAGTACCTTGAAATCTGCCGTAGCTACAAGTCAATATATGACATCCCTTCTGTTAAAGAAACCCCAGAGCAGTGGATTCCA ATCCTGAGGAAGATCTGCTGGTTCTTGGTCTTGGCACCGCATGATCCAATGCAATCAAGCTTGCTCAATGCAACTTTGGAAGATAAGAACTTAACCGAAATTCCTGATTTCAA GATGCTTCTAAAACAGGTAGTGACAATGGAGGTTATTCAATGGACAGCTCTTTGGAACAAATACAAGGGTGAGTTTGAGAACGAGAAAAGCATGGTTGGAGGCTCTCTGGGTGACAAAGCTGGTGAAGATCTGAAATTGAGAATCATTGAACAT AATATTCTCGTTGTCTCTAAGTACTACTCAAGGATAACCTTGAAGAGACTTGCAGAGCTTTTATGCCTAAGCATTGAG GAGGCGGAGAAGTATCTCTCAGAGATGGTTGTGTCGAAGGCACTGATTGCAAAAATAGACAGACCATCAGGAATCGTGTGCTTCCAGATCGCAAAGGACAGCAACGAGATTCTCAACTCGTGGGCGGTGAATTTGGAGAAGCTCTTGGATCTTGTTGAAAAGAGTTGCCACCAAATCCACAAGGAAACCATGGTTCACAAAGCCGTACTGAGATCTTGA
- the LOC106419052 gene encoding ABC transporter F family member 2, whose translation MDLTMNLHSLNLRSTLFTSPLSCPTPSTLKLSSVSKPRRRVIFNIRATNELESLFLTEDHDRKPIVKHSNDGASAISSGVRLENISKRYEGVTVLKDVSWEVKKGEKVGLIGVNGAGKTTQLKIITGQEEPDSGNVIRAKPNMKVSFLSQEFEVSMGKTVKEEFMSAFNEEMEISRKLEKLQKGIEGAVDDLDLMGRLLDEFDSLQRRAQEVGLDSIDAKVSKIMPELGFCEEDADRLVASFSSGWQMRMSLGKILLQDPDLLLLDEPTNHLDLETIEWLEGYLSKQDVPMVIISHDRAFLDQLCTKIVETEMGVSRTFVGNYSQYVISKAEWVEAQYAAWEKQQKEIEATKDLIGRLSAGANSGRASSAEKKLEKLQEGEQIEKPFQRKQMKIRFPECGLSGRSVVTVKNLEFGFEDKMLFNKANLVIERGEKIAIIGPNGCGKSTLLKLIMGFEKPLRGEVILGEHNVLPNYFEQNQAEALDLDKTVIETVVEAAVDWRIDDIKGLLGRCNFKADMFDRKVSLLSGGEKARLAFCKFMVKPSTLLVLDEPTNHLDIPSKEMLEEAINEYKGTVITVSHDRYFIKQIVNRVIEVRDGGLKDYAGDYNYYLEKNMEARAKELEREAELEDKAPKVKAKSKMSKAEREARKKQKMRAFQASKKKSKSSKNAKRWN comes from the exons ATGGATTTAACGATGAACCTTCATAGCTTAAACCTTCGTTCTACGTTATTCACTAGTCCTCTTTCTTGCCCTACACCATCCACCCTCAAACTCTCCTCTGTTTCTAAACCTAGACGACGAGTAATTTTCAATATCAGAGCGACGAACGAGCTCGAGTCGCTCTTCTTGACAGAAGATCACGATCGTAAACCGATCGTTAAGCATTCAAACGACGGTGCGTCTGCGATATCTTCCGGAGTGAGACTTGAAAACATAAGCAAGAGGTACGAAGGCGTTACGGTGCTCAAGGACGTGAGCTGGGAAGTGAAGAAAGGCGAAAAGGTAGGGTTGATCGGCGTCAACGGCGCGGGCAAGACGACGCAGCTCAAGATAATCACCGGCCAAGAGGAACCCGATTCGGGGAACGTCATTAGAGCCAAACCCAATATGAAAGTCTCTTTCTTGAGTCAGGAGTTCGAGGTTTCGATGGGGAAGACAGTGAAGGAAGAGTTCATGAGTGCGTTTAACGAAGAGATGGAGATTTCGAGGAAGCTTGAGAAGTTGCAGAAGGGGATAGAGGGAGCTGTTGATGATTTAGACTTAATGGGAAGGTTACTAGACGAGTTTGATTCCTTGCAGAGAAGAGCTCAAGAGGTTGGTTTGGATTCTATCGATGCGAAAGTCAGTAAGATAATGCCGGAGCTGGGGTTTTGTGAAGAGGATGCAGATAGGCTTGTGGCTTCTTTTAGCAGTGGGTGGCAAATGAGAATGTCTCTTGGGAAGATCTTGCTTCAG GACCCAGATTTGCTGCTTTTGGATGAACCAACGAATCATTTGGATCTTGAAACCATTGAGTGGCTTGAAGGCTACTTGAGTAAGCAAGATGTGCCCATGGTTATAATATCTCATGACAGAGCCTTTCTTGATCAGTTATGTACCAAGATTGTGGAAACCGAGATGGGTGTGTCCAGGACTTTTGTGGGCAACTACTCTCAGTATGTGATTTCAAAGGCAGAGTGGGTCGAAGCTCAGTATGCCGCTTGGGAGAAGCAACAGAAAGAGATTGAAGCAACAAAGGATTTGATCGGTAGACTAAGTGCTGGAGCAAACTCTGGTCGAGCTTCTTCTGCAGAGAAG AAACTAGAGAAGCTCCAAGAAGGAGAGCAGATAGAGAAGCCGTTTCAGAGGAAGCAAATGAAGATTAGGTTTCCTGAATGTGGATTAAGTGGGAGATCTGTAGTTACTGTCAAGAATCTTGAATTTGGTTTTGAGGATAAG ATGCTATTCAACAAGGCAAATCTAGTGATAGAAAGAGGAGAGAAGATAGCTATTATTGGTCCAAACGGGTGCGGTAAAAGCACTTTGTTGAAACTGATTATGGGTTTCGAGAAGCCTTTGAGAGGTGAAGTGATTCTAGGGGAGCACAATGTATTGCCAAACTACTTCGAGCAGAATCAG GCAGAGGCTCTAGATTTGGATAAAACTGTGATTGAGACGGTTGTTGAAGCTGCTGTAGATTGGAGAATTGATGATATAAAAGGTCTTCTTGGTCGCTGCAACTTCAAAGCTGACATGTTTGATAGAAAGGTCTCTCTCTTGAGTGGTGGTGAGAAG GCACGCCTTGCTTTCTGCAAGTTCATGGTGAAGCCATCCACTCTACTCGTGTTGGATGAACCCACCAATCACTTAGACATACCTTCAAAAGAAATGCTCGAG GAGGCGATAAATGAGTACAAAGGCACAGTCATCACAGTCTCTCATGATCGATACTTCATTAAACAAATCGTCAACAGAGTTATTGAAGTCAGAGATGGTGGTTTAAAGGACTATGCAGGAGACTACAAT TATTACCTGGAGAAGAATATGGAAGCAAGAGCCAAGGAGCTGGAGAGAGAAGCAGAACTGGAGGATAAAGCTCCAAAAGTGAAGGCAAAGTCAAAGATGTCAAAGGCTGAGAGAGAAGCACGGAAGAAGCAGAAGATGAGAGCGTTTCAAGCTTCCAAAAAGAAGTCAAAGTCCAGCAAAAATGCCAAGAGATGGAATTAA